Sequence from the Drosophila subpulchrella strain 33 F10 #4 breed RU33 chromosome 3R, RU_Dsub_v1.1 Primary Assembly, whole genome shotgun sequence genome:
TGAAAACTGAAATGGGAAATATTCTGTATGCCGAAACAGACCGGAAAAACTTGGGTACCAACCTGATAAATATGTATTCACTTAGAGGACAGCTGACACACCCCCAAGTGGTATGGGGGAACCATAGCTCACTTGACCTCTCAGAGATTACCAACTCTTAAACAAATAAGAAATGTCTACTGATCAGAGGCATACATTCTTGGtgtcaaaaagtatgcaatcaAATTTGGTACACTAGGGGGAGAAAAGATGAGTTATTGGGAACTGTTTTTTTAAGATTGGGTagaaaagattaaatattttgcaggagtatttttaaaagcaaGTGTTACTATCTtgtatatttagttttaaggGGTATATATTTAGAGATGTTTTGATGAGCAGGCCATAGGGTACAAAAAATGCTgagatttaaaaatgttataatagATCTAAAAGGTTTCTAAGAaagttttgaaatatttatataagaaAACATTGCAATGGGTTTTCAAAaaacattataaatatttttaaatctctGCAGAATAGATGCATATTTGAAACTacaatataattattttttaccaCTCCCCAGTCCTCAACCAGCAGATCCTGCAGAATGTCAACCAATCCTGGCAGACGCTGGCCAACACGGCCAACACGGTGGACTACTCGTCGCACCTGCTCTCCGCCACACTGCCCATCTCCATACAGCACTTCCTCAAGTACTCGGAGACCATCAAGAAGGAGTCCACCGGCGATGTCCTGAAGAATGGCACCAATTTGGCCAGCCTGGCGCTGGGGGGCGTGGCCCTGACGCCCAGCAACAATGGGGCAAATGGAGGCCATCACAACGGACTGGTGGGCATGGACCATGGCGGTCACATGACCAACATGACGGACGCCAATGGTGCGGCGCTGACGAATGGCGGCACTAGCAATGGGGTGAATGGCAATGCCAATGGAACGGTGACCAATGGTGGAGCCGGCGCCGTTTCCAGCACCGGATCCGTGGGCACCACGAACGCCAGCGGTGGGACGGGCACGGCCACCGGCAAGAAGACCAAAAAGAAGAAACCACCAAAGGAGAAGAAGCCACGTCCCAAGCCGGGCGAGATCCGCGAGACGAAGGCGCTGGACGGCTCGACGCTCTACTGCTGCCCGGAGTGCCAGATGGCCTATCCGGACCGCAGCCTCATCGAGCAGCACGTCATCTCGCACGCCGTGGAGCGGCGCTTCGTCTGCGACATCTGCAATGCGGCGCTGAAGCGCAAGGACCACCTGACCAGGCACAAGCTCTCCCACATACCGGACAGGCCGCATGTGTGCAATGTGAGTGGCCGAAGGGCCTTTCCCAACATCCCAAGTTTATATTATCCCGGgatattacaaatttattcaaGTTTTTTCTTTATATTACGTACTTAATGTATCGTATTATCACATTACTTATAATTTAATGTCATATTCGTGAACAATTAGATGAATAAAAGTTGTTccttaatattatat
This genomic interval carries:
- the LOC119550710 gene encoding transcription factor che-1 isoform X1, with protein sequence MMNFSAFGGPFSGIHQFAAKFDAQTPGAFGTPPAAAANAAAAAAAAGTDNHVQRYQTNGNHFNQNVPNVSAANNMQYGQNISIPYSQPQGDLNFLNAAAAADHKGKIHPKIERDREEVLNQQILQNVNQSWQTLANTANTVDYSSHLLSATLPISIQHFLKYSETIKKESTGDVLKNGTNLASLALGGVALTPSNNGANGGHHNGLVGMDHGGHMTNMTDANGAALTNGGTSNGVNGNANGTVTNGGAGAVSSTGSVGTTNASGGTGTATGKKTKKKKPPKEKKPRPKPGEIRETKALDGSTLYCCPECQMAYPDRSLIEQHVISHAVERRFVCDICNAALKRKDHLTRHKLSHIPDRPHVCNICMKSFKRKEQLTLHIVIHSGEKKHVCIECGKGFYRKDHLRKHTRSHIARRVKSEVSAQNVNGSSGGGGGGGGGGNSAQSNALHGS
- the LOC119550710 gene encoding transcription factor che-1 isoform X2 codes for the protein MFSAANNMQYGQNISIPYSQPQGDLNFLNAAAAADHKGKIHPKIERDREEVLNQQILQNVNQSWQTLANTANTVDYSSHLLSATLPISIQHFLKYSETIKKESTGDVLKNGTNLASLALGGVALTPSNNGANGGHHNGLVGMDHGGHMTNMTDANGAALTNGGTSNGVNGNANGTVTNGGAGAVSSTGSVGTTNASGGTGTATGKKTKKKKPPKEKKPRPKPGEIRETKALDGSTLYCCPECQMAYPDRSLIEQHVISHAVERRFVCDICNAALKRKDHLTRHKLSHIPDRPHVCNICMKSFKRKEQLTLHIVIHSGEKKHVCIECGKGFYRKDHLRKHTRSHIARRVKSEVSAQNVNGSSGGGGGGGGGGNSAQSNALHGS